In Rissa tridactyla isolate bRisTri1 chromosome 8, bRisTri1.patW.cur.20221130, whole genome shotgun sequence, one genomic interval encodes:
- the UROD gene encoding LOW QUALITY PROTEIN: uroporphyrinogen decarboxylase (The sequence of the model RefSeq protein was modified relative to this genomic sequence to represent the inferred CDS: deleted 1 base in 1 codon; substituted 1 base at 1 genomic stop codon), with translation MAAPGPRKEKGGAGQDGGVRATGSRAGWRRTEGAGXNGGVRRGGTTGRWRCRRGGTGAGRTPSGGNGVAGKRRRRMEGGERLVPKGFPKLKNDTFLRAARGEETEHTPVWCMRQAGRYLPEFRETRAAQDFFATCRSPKLCCELTLQPLRRFPLDAAIIFSDILVVPQALGMEVVMVPGKGPTFTEPLKEVEDLLKLRQKVDVTAELGYVFQAITLTRHSLEGRVPLIGFSGAPWTLMSYMIEGGGSTTMSKAKSWLYRHPEASHRLLRLLADVVTDYLVGQVAAGAQALQLFESHAGHLGPEQFQDFALPYIRDIAQAVKSKLKEEALPLAPMIIFAKDAHYALRDLAHAGYEVVGLDWTIRPQEARAQIGKDVTLQGNLDPCALYAPKEKIGELVKKMLEGFGTQRYIANLGHGLYPDMNPEHVGAFVEAVHAHSRHINKHS, from the exons atggcggcgcccggGCCGCGTAAGGAGAAGGGAGGAGCAGGGCAAGATGGCGGCGTA AGAGCCACAGGAAGCCGGGCAGGATGGCGGCGTACGGAAGGGGCGGGGTAAAATGGCGGCGTACGGAGAGGCGGGACTACGGGAAGATGGCGGTGCCGGAGGGGCGGGACGGGGGCGGGACGGACCCCGTCGGGAGGCAACGGAGTGGCCGGGAAGCGGCGCAGGAGGATGGAGGGCGGCGAGCGGCTCGT CCCCAAGGGCTTCCCCAAGCTGAAGAACGACACGTTCCTGCGAGCGGCGCGCGGGGAGGAGACGGAGCACACCCCGGTGTGGTGCATGCGGCAGGCAGGGCGCTACCTGCCCG AGTTTCGGGAGACCCGGGCGGCGCAGGATTTCTTCGCCACTTGCCGGAGCCCTAAATTGTGCTGTGAGCTGACACTGCAG CCACTCAGACGATTCCCCCTGGATGCTGCCATCATCTTCTCTGACATCTTGGTGGTGCCCCAG GCGCTGGGCATGGAGGTTGTCATGGTCCCTGGCAAAGGACCCACATTCACAGAGCCCCTGAAGGAGGTGGAGGATCTGCTAAAACTACGACAGAAGGTGGACGTGACAGCAGAGCTGGGCTACGTCTTCCAGGCCATCACGCTGACACGACACAGCCTGGAGGGCAGGGTGCCCCTCATTGGCTTCTCCGGGGCGCCT TGGACGCTCATGTCCTACATGATTGAAGGTGGTGGCTCCACTACAATGTCCAAGGCTAAGAGCTGGCTCTACCGTCACCCCGAGGCAAGCCACCGACTGCTGCGGCTGCTGGCCGATGTCGTCACTGACTACCTGGTGGGGCAGGTGGCTGCTGGAGCGCAG GCGCTCCAGCTGTTTGAGTCCCATGCGGGGCACCTGGGCCCGGAGCAGTTTCAGGACTTTGCCCTGCCTTACATCCGAGACATCGCCCAGGCTGTCAAGAGCAAGCTGAAGGAGGAGGCACTGCCCCTGGCGCCCATG ATCATTTTTGCGAAGGATGCACACTACGCGCTGCGTGACCTGGCCCATGCTGGTTACGAGGTGGTCGGTCTTGACTGGACCATCCGGCCCCAAGAAGCTCG cGCACAGATAGGGAAAGACGTCACCCTGCAAGGGAACCTGGATCCCTGCGCTCTCTACGCACCCAAG GAGAAGATTGGCGAGCTGGTGAAGAAGATGCTGGAGGGTTTTGGGACCCAACGCTACATCGCCAACCTGGGCCACGGCCTCTACCCCGACATGAACCCTGAGCACGTGGGTGCCTTTGTAGAGGCCGTGCACGCTCATTCCCGCCACATCAACAAGCACAGCTGA
- the LOC128913417 gene encoding E3 ubiquitin-protein ligase HECTD3-like: MRAGGEAPHQVLGRLRFLLQCSECFRRARALPAALCYVPREVQYKICKDPAAAAARSLLNVWDSPGPARGGKRAARATIEVRKGGCLRATGEEYCNGAGLWVKLSKEQLEEYRSGCELEEGWVLVCKHADGGDRLVPVESTERIQRQQQLFGVDYKPVIRWEQVVDLTYSLRLGAKPKPMEQDEAAVEKLRFVPPTWTYECDEDLVHFLYDHIGKEDENLGSVKQYVDSIDVSSYTEDFNVSCLTDSHADTYWESDGSQGQHWVRLNMKKGTIVKKLLLTVDTTDENFMPKRVAVYGGEGDNLKKLNDVGIDESYIGDVCVLEDMTTHLPVIEIRIVECRDDGIDVRLRGIKIKSSRQRDLGLSADMFQLPNLVRYPRLEGTDPDLLYRRAVLIQRFIKLLDSVLHHLVPAWDHTVGTFSKLKHIKQFLLLSKRRTALITQCLKDSETSKPNFMPRLYINRRLAMEHRDNPALDPSCKNAVFTQVYEGLKPSDKFEKPLDYRWPLRYDQWWECKFIAEGIIDQGGGFRDSLADMSEELCPSSADTPVPLPFFVRTSNQGNSTGEARDMYVPNPSCKDFPKYEWIGQIMGAALRGKEFLVLALPGFVWKQLTGEEVSWSKDFPAVDSVLVKLLEVMEVMDKDTFEFKFGNELTYTTVLSDQRMVELIPNGSSTVVRYEDRKEFIRLVQKARLEESKEQIMAMQAGLLKVVPQAVLDLLTWQELEKKVCGDPEVTVDALKKLTRFEDFEPLDTRVQYFWEALNNFTNEDRSRFLRFVTGRSRLPARIYIYPDKMGSETTDALPESSTCSSTLFLPNYATAKVCEEKLRYAAYNCVAIDTDMSPWEE; this comes from the exons ATGCGTGCGGGCGGGGAAGCCCCGCACCAGGTGCTGGGCCGGCTGCGGTTCCTGCTGCAGTGCAGCGAGTGCTTCCGCCGGGCccgggcgctgcccgccgccctcTGCTACGTGCCGCGGGAGGTGCAGTACAAGATCTGCAaggaccccgccgccgccgccgcccgcagcctgCTCAACGTGTGGGACAGCCCGGGGCCGGCGCGGGGCGGCAAGCGGGCGGCGAGGGCCACCATCGAGGTGCGGAAGGGCGGCTGCCTCCGCGCCACCGGCGAGGAGTACTGCAACGGCGCCGGGCTCTGGGTCAAGCTCAGCAAG gagcagctggaggagtaCCGGAGCGGCTGCGAGCTGGAGGAGGGCTGGGTGCTGGTGTGCAAGCACGCCGACGGCGGGGACCGGCTGGTGCCGGTGGAGTCCACGGAGCGGAtccagcggcagcagcagctcttcggGGTGGATTACAAACCCGTCATCAG ATGGGAGCAAGTGGTGGATCTGACGTACTCCCTGCGCCTCGGAGCGAAGCCCAAGCCCATGGAGCAGGATGAGGCCGCAGTAGAGAAGCTTCG GTTTGTGCCCCCaacatggacttatgaatgtgaCGAAGACCTGGTGCATTTCCTCTATGATCACATTGGGAAGGAGGATGAGAACTTGGGCAGCGTCAAGCAGTATGTGGACAGCATTGATGTCTCATCCTACACG GAGGACTTCAATGTGTCATGCTTGACTGACAGCCACGCCGACACGTACTGGGAGAGTGATGGGTCCCAAGGCCAGCACTGGGTGCGGCTCAACATGAAGAAAGGCACCATTGTCAA GAAGCTCCTGCTGACAGTGGATACCACCGATGAGAACTTCATGCCTAAGCGAGTCGCTGTGTACGGGGGTGAGGGGGACAATCTGAAGAAACTGAACGACGTCGGCATTGATGA GAGCTACATTGGGGATGTGTGCGTCCTTGAGGACATGACAACACACCTGCCTGTAATCGAGATCCGGATTGTGGAGTGCAGAG ATGATGGGATTGATGTTCGCCTCCGAGGCATCAAAATCAAATCCTCCCGACAGAGGGACTTGGGGCTCAGCGCTGACATGTTCCAGCTGCCCAATTTAGTGCGCTACCCTCGCCTAGAAGGGACGGACCCTGACCTGCTATACCGACGGGCTGTGCTCATTCAAAG GTTCATCAAGCTCCTGGACAGTGTCCTGCATCACTTGGTGCCAGCCTGGGACCACACTGTTGGCACGTTCAGCAAACTCAAG CATATCAAGCAGTTCTTGCTGCTGTCCAAGAGGCGCACAGCTCTCATTACCCAGTGTCTGAAGGACTCGGAGACCAGCAAGCCCAATTTCATGCCGCGGCTCTATATTAACCGACGCCTGGCTATGGAGCACCGAGACAACCCTGCCCTGGACCCCAGCTGCAAGAATGCTGTCTTCACCCAG GTGTATGAAGGCCTGAAACCCTCAGACAAGTTTGAAAAGCCTCTAGATTATAG GTGGCCGTTGCGTTATGACCAGTGGTGGGAGTGCAAATTCATTGCAGAGGGCATCATCGACCAAG GTGGTGGTTTTCGGGACAGCCTGGCGGACATGTCGGAGGAGCTGTGTCCCAGCTCAGCAGACACCCCTGTGCCTCTGCCCTTCTTTGTGCGCACGTCCAACCAG GGTAACAGCACTGGAGAAGCCAGGGACATGTATGTCCCCAATCCCTCCTGTAAAGACTTCCCAAAATATGAGTGGATCGGGCAAATCATGGGAGCAGCTCTGAGGGGCAAGGAATTTCTG GTCCTGGCTCTTCCTGGCTTCGTATGGAAACAATTAACAGGGGAGGAGGTCAGCTGGAGCAAAGACTTCCCTGCCGTGGACTCTGTGCTG GTGAAGCTCCTGGAGGTGATGGAAGTCATGGACAAAGACACCTTTGAGTTCAAATTTGGGAATGAGCTGACCTACACGACAGTGCTGAGTGACCAGCGCATGGTGGAGCTGATCCCTAATGGCAGCAGCACTGTGGTGCGCTATGAGGACCGCAAGGAGTTCATCCGCCTGGTGCAGAAGGCTCGACTGGAGGAGAGCAAGGAGCAG ATCATGGCCATGCAGGCTGGGCTGCTGAAGGTGGTGCCCCAAGCTGTTCTTGACCTCCTCACCTggcaggagctggaaaaaaaagtctgtggagACCCTGAAGTCACAGTTGATGCCCTGAAGAAGCTCA CCCGGTTTGAGGACTTTGAGCCATTGGACACCCGTGTTCAGTACTTCTGGGAAGCACTCAACAACTTCACCAACG AGGATCGCAGCCGCTTCCTCAGATTTGTCACTGGCAGAAGCCGCCTTCCAGCACGGATCTACATCTATCCAGACAAGATGGG CTCTGAGACGACAGATGCTTTGCCGGAgtcatccacctgctccagcaccctcTTCTTGCCCAACTATGCCAC AGCCAAGGTGTGTGAAGAGAAGTTGCGTTATGCTGCCTACAACTGCGTGGCCATTGACACGGATATGAGTCCGTGGGAAGAGTGA